The sequence below is a genomic window from Draconibacterium halophilum.
TATGTAAATATCATAAAAATAATTGCTTTGATTAAGCTTTTTCGTGAAAACGAAGAAATACTGGCGCTTTTTATATTTTTGCTCACTGAACATTAAAACGGGAAACAGTAATAATGGATTTTATTCTCGATAATCAGGAAACGGAAAAAAAATTTCAGCAGCTGATAAAAGTTATCAGGCTACGGCAAAGTGGAGAAGTGGCAGAGGCAATGAAAGAGCGTGGAATTTCGTATAAAGTAAGTTGGGGCGTGTCGTTGCTCGATATGCGCGAAATTGCCCAATCGTATGAAGCCGATCATTTACTGGCGCTTAAACTTTGGAACAAACAATGGCGCGAAACCATGATATTAGCCACTCTCATTGATAATCCGGCGGAAGTGACCGAGGAACAAATGGATTTTTGGACAAAAAGTTTTGAGAATATCGAAATTGCTGAGCAAGCCTCAACCAACCTTTGGGTGAAAAGTAAGTTTGCATTTGTAAAAGCGCTGGAGTGGTGCCGCGGTAAAAAACATCTGGTGCGCTTTACCGGAGTTCACCTGATTGGGCGACTGGCAATAACCGACAAAAAAGCAATCGACGAAATGTTTGAACCGTTTTTCGAGGAGCTGACAACACTGGCAAAAGACAAAAAATTGTATACCCCAATCTATCGTTCGGTAATTGGTATGGGAAGCCGCTCGAAAGTGCTGAACGAACAATGCATTGAGCTGACAAAACAATTTCAGTTGAGCGAATCGGAAAATGCCGTGAAGCTCGGCGAGAGTTTATTCGACGAATTAGGCAGTGAGTATGTTCAGGAACGATTTCAGGAATAATTGCATTAACTTTCTTTAACTGCAAAGCTGTCATGCCGAAACTTCATGGCAGGTTCTTTGTTATCATTGTCTCGACTCAGTAAAAAACAGAAAACTGGGAATTGTACGTTTAATCTTAATAAAATGATGAATCTTTCAAAATCTTCAAATCCTGTTTTAAAAGAAAAAGCTTTTAGCAGGAACTATACAGCACAGTCGGATGTGATGACTGTACATGGAACAATAAACAAAACTGCTTTAATGTTGCTACTGGTAATTGCCGGTGCGGTATTTACCTGGAACAAATTTTTCGATGCCGGTGCAACTACCCTCGAAGGAGGTTTGGCAGCAGTTGGCCCTTGGTTGGCAATTGGCGGAATTGGTGGTTTTATTACCGTTTTAGTTACCGTTTTTCGCCCTCAGAGTTCGGGAATATCTGCACCGATATATGCTGTGTTTCAAGGCCTGTTTTTAGGTGGAATATCGGCCCTTTTCGAGGCGCAGTATTCTAATATTGTGATGCGTGCCGTAATGCTTACACTCGCCGTTTTTATGATGATGTTGTTTTTGTATCGCTCGGGAATCATTAAGGTTACAAAAAGATTTATGATGGGTGTTATGGCAGCCACAGCAGGTATTGCCTTGGTTTACTTTGTCAGTTTTATTGCCGGTATGTTTGGTGCCCAAATGTCATTTCTGCATGGTAATTCTAATCTCAGCATCGGAATTAGCCTGGTTGTTGTTGCCGTTGCGGCATTAAATCTGGTGCTCGATTTTTCATTTATCGAACGTGCTTCAGAATCCGGCGCTCCAAAATATATGGAATGGTACGGAGCATTTGGTTTAATGGTAACGCTCATCTGGTTATACCTTGAAATTTTGCGTTTGCTATCGAAATTAGCCAGCCGAAATTAAAATATATCAACTTTAAAAAAGAGGATTTATGCTGAATGAAAGGGTAAGTCCTTTTTTGTTTTTAATGCTGAAGTATTATTTTCGAATATTGTTCAACCATAAACCAGAATGGAATGGAGCTTATTCAGGTTACCGGTAAACACCTGGTAGACGATTTTCATAAAGTACCGAAAGTAATTTACAAAAAGGATAGAAACTGGATCCCCCAGCTTCGGGCGATGATCGAAAATACGTTTGATCCGGCAAAGAACAGCCGTTTTCAGAAAGGCGATGCCCGGCGATGGATTCTAAAAAGTGACGAGAAGCTAATTGGAAGGATTGCCGCATTTTATGACGATGATTATTCCTCGAGCTACGATCAGCCAACAGGCTGTTGTGGTTTTTTCGAGTGTGTAAACAACGAGCGCGCTGCTTTTAAACTGTTCAATGTGGCTTACGAGTGGCTAAAAGAAAATGGGATGGAAGCTATGGATGGCCCGGTAAATTTCGATGAGAATTTCTTTTTCTGGGGATTGCTAAAAGACGGATTTCGGCCGCAAACGTTTGGAATGAATTACAATCCGCCCTACTACAATGATTTATTCGCCACCTACGGTTTTAAAACCTATTACGAACAGTACAGCTATTCGTTAGACATAACGAACCCTGATTTGCCCGATCGTTTCTGGAAAATTGCAGAATGGGTGGCAAAAAAGCCGGGCTATTCTTTCGAGCACTTTTCTTTAAAAAATCAGGATAAATACCTTCGCGACTTTATTGAGATTCATGAAAAAGCCTGGGGGAATCACAGTAACTATAAACCAATTGAATTTAAGCTGTTGAAAGATCTTTTGGCGAGCGCAAAAGTTATTTTAGATGAGGAATTTATTTGGTATGCATACCACAACGGAAAACCCATTGCCTTTTTTATGCAGGTACTTGATTTGAACCAAATTATTAAAAAGCTAAAAACAGGGAAACTGAGCTTTTGGGACGGAATTAAACTGCTGTATTTAAAAAAACGAAAAACAATCACTCGCTGCCGGGTTATTGTTTTGGGGGTGGTTCCGGGCTACCAGGGTAAAGGAATTGAATCAGCTATTTTTTATCATCTGAAGAAAGTGCTGTTACGGAAATCGTGGTACAATGATATGGAAATGAGTTGGATTGGAGACTTTAATCCAAAGATGATTGCCATGTTTAAAGCGTTTGGAGCTGACCAAACACAAACGCACTCTACACTGCGTTATTTGTTCGACCGGGAAAAAGAATTTGTACGGGCTCCGATTATTGATTAAAATTAGTTCTTATTGTAGTTTTTTAAATTATAATTGCCACAAAATTAAAGAATGCAGTTACTAGAAGTTGTAGACAAACGGACAAAAAAACAATTTCACCAGGTACCGAACATCATTTATAAGAATGATCCGAACTGGGCCGCTCCTTTGCAGGGGATGGTTGAAGGAATTTTCGATCCAAAAAAGAATAAGACTTTTCGCAATGGGAAAGCCATTCGCTGGGTTTTGGTTGACGACAATGACAATTTAATTGGCCGGATTGCTGCATTTATAAATTTCAACCTCGCAAAAACATACGAGCAACCAACAGGTGGCTGTGGTTTTTTCGAGTGTATTGATGATCAGGAAGCAGCAAATTTACTATTCAAAGCGGCTGCCGATTGGAATACGGAAAATGGTATGGAAGCCATGGACGGGCCGATAAATTTTGGCGAGAATTACGTAAACTGGGGCTTGCTGGTTGATGGATTTATGCCACAGGGATTTGGCATGCCCTATAATCCAAAATATTACGAAAAGCTTTTTCGCGAGTTTGGTTTCGAGGTTTATTTCGAGCAGTATTCTTTTCACCTCGATTATACCGTTCCGTTTCCCGAACGTTTTTGGAAAATTGCCGGCTGGGTAGCTAAAAAACCACAATATCAGTTTAAACATTTCGATTTTAAACAGGCTCATAAGTTTGTGAAAGATTTCTGTACGGTTTATGATGCAGCCTGGTCGTTTCACGAACATTACAAACCGCTTGATCCGGACGATCTTCACGATTTTCTGACAGAGTCGAAAGCGATTCTCGACCCCGAGATGATCTGGTATGCGTACGCTGATGGTAGGCCGATTGCTGTGTTTGTGATGATTCCTGATATTAATCAGCTACTCATAAAACTAAATGGAAAACTGAATTTGCCGGGTATTTTAAAGTTTTTTTACTACAAAAAGAAAAAGGTAATTAACCGTACCCGAATCTTCCTGATGGGGGTAGATCCGAAATTCCAGCGAGCTGGAATTGAATCAGGGATATTCTGGCACCAGGAACAAATAATGAAAAAGAAATCGCACCAACATTATAAAGAAGTTGAATTGTCGTGGGCGGGTGATTTCAACCCGAAAATTATTGCCATATACGAGGCAACAGGCGCTAAAAAGGCCAAAACACATTACACAATGCGGTATATGTTCGACCGGAGTAAAAAGGTGACAAAAGCACCATCGATCAGTTAGGATTAACAACTTGTTTAAGAAGCAAATAAATAGAGTAAGTTTTTGGAAAGTTGCAAACTATATATATCTTTGCAGCCCGAAAATTAGAGTAGAAATATAAATTTTCGAATGGATTGCACAACGAGAGTGTAACCATTCAACAAAAAATAAAGCAAAATGAAAAAAGAAATTCATCCAAAGGAATACAGACTGGTAGCTTTTAAGGACATGTCGAACGGACATACTTTTATTACCCGCTCTACTGTTGATACAAAAGAGAAAGAAACTATCGACGGTGTTGAATACCCGATTTATAAACTGGAGATTTCAAACACTTCTCACCCGTTTTACACAGGTAAAACCAAACTTGTGGATACTGCAGGACGTGTTGATAAATTCATGAACCGTTACGGGAAACACATGGAGAATAGAAAGAAATAATTTTTCTTACAGATATAAGGAAAAGCATTCGTCGAATAGATGAGTGCTTTTTTTATTTCTAAAAGCTCAGAAATGTCTTGTTCCGGGATGTTTTTGTGCAATTTTGTCGGTTGGTTTCCCGAATTCCGGTGAACAATCCGACAATGTAAGCAGTCTGTGTAAATGGCATGGCAATTGCTTTATTGTACCCCGCACATAAAACCGGCAATGTTTTGCCCGTTCTGCGTAATTAGCGACAGAATGTCATTATAATTAATAAGAAACATGGGTAAATATAAAAATACAGCTTTTCAAAAAATGTTCGGATCGGGAATGATGGATAACGAATCAGACTTTCTTCCAATTATTGCTGATGGCGATGACAAGGATTTAAAGAATGTGGAAGTACCGTCAGTTCTTCCAATTTTGCCCTTACGTAATACCGTTTTGTTTCCGGGGGTGGTTTTACCAATTACCGTTGGTCGCGAGCGATCGTTAAAATTAATTCGCGATGTAAACCAGGGAAGCAAATTACTGGGTACCGTTGCGCAAAAGGATTATACGATTGACAAGCCCGAAGCAAGCGACTTGTACGGAATAGGTACGGTGGCCGAAATTATGAAGGTGTTGGAAATGCCCGACGGATCGACTTCTGTAATTATTCAGGGAAAACGACGATTTCGAATTAATGAGTTTGTAGACGAAGATCCTTATTTTAAAGCATCGGTTGAACCGTTGACTGATATTACTCCTGAGGACGACAATGAGTTTAATGCCATTGTTGGATCGTTGAAAGACTTGTCGATAAAAGTTGCGCAGTTTTCGGCCAATGTGCCGCCCGAAGCAACTTTTGCCGTTAAAAATATCGAGAATTCAACTTTTCTGATCAACTTTATTTGTTCGAATACCGACATAAATGTTGACGATAAACAAAAGCTGCTGGAGATTGGAAGCCTGAAAGAACGTGGAGTGCAAGCCATTAGCTTTTTGGTGAAGGAAGTGCAGATGCTGGAGTTGAAACAGGATATTCAGAAAAAGGTGAAAACCGACATGGACAAGCAGCAACGCGATTTCATGTTGAACCAGCAAATGAAAACCATTCAGGACGAGCTGGGAGGTAATCCGGTAGAACAAGAAATAAATGCTTTAAAAGAAAAGGCAAAAGAGAAAAAGTGGAACAAAGATGTGGATGAATTTTTTCATCGCGAGGTGGAAAAACTGGGCCGATTGAATCCGGCAGCCGGCGAATATTCGGTACAGTTCACTTTCTGTCAGACTTTGCTCGATTTGCCCTGGAACGAATATACCAAAGATAATTTCGACCTGAAACATGCCAACAAAGTGTTGGATGAAGATCATTACGGTCTGGAGAAAGTGAAAGAACGTATGCTTGAGCACCTGGCCGTGTTGAAATTAAAAAACGATATGAAAGCGCCGATTCTTTGTTTATACGGCCCTCCGGGAGTTGGAAAAACATCGCTGGGGAAATCGGTTGCACGCGCTTTAGGGCGAAAATATGCACGAATGAGTTTAGGTGGGTTGCACGATGAATCAGAGATTCGCGGACACCGTAAAACGTATATCGGTGCAATGCCGGGGCGTATTATACAAAACGTAAAAAAGGCAAAATCATCGAATCCGGTGTTTATTCTGGATGAGATCGATAAAGTGTCGAAGCACTTTCATGGCGATCCGGCTTCAGCGCTGCTTGAAGTACTCGACCCGGAACAAAACGGCGAATTTCATGATAACTACATCGAACAGGATTACGACCTGTCGAAAGTAATGTTTATTGCTACAGCCAACTCACTGAGCACAATTGCACCACCATTGCGCGATCGATTGGAGTTGATTGAGGTGAGTGGTTATCTTGTAGAGGAAAAGGTAGAGATTGCAAAACGTCACCTGATTCCAAAACAGTTGGAGAATCATGGTTTAACGAAAGGGGATATTACTTTTCCTAAAGAGGTTATCGAGTTGATTATTGATGGCTACACCCGCGAAAGTGGTGTGCGTGAACTGGACAAAAAGCTGGCGAAAGTTGTTCGTCGGATTGCTAAAAAAATTGCTTTTGAGGAAACCTACAATAAAAAGCTGACCAAAACTGATGTGCGCGAATACCTTGGTGTAACCGAGTATTCAAAGGAAAAGTACCAGGGAAATCACTTTGCCGGTGTTGTAACCGGTTTGGCCTGGACTGCTGTAGGTGGCGAGATACTATTTGTGGAAACCAGCCTGAGCAAAGGAAAAGGAGCGTTAACGCTTACCGGAAACCTGGGCGATGTAATGAAAGAATCGGCAATGTTGGCACACGAGTATTTAAAATCGCATGCTTTCGAATTGAATTTAAAACCCGAGGTATTCGAGAAATGGAATGTGCATGTACACGTGCCCGAAGGCGCTATACCAAAAGATGGTCCGTCGGCCGGAGTGACAATGGTAACATCGCTGGCATCGGCATTTACACAACGTAAAGTCAAGAAAAACCTGGCAATGACTGGAGAGATAACCTTGCGCGGAAAGGTACTTCCTGTTGGAGGTATTAAGGAGAAAATTCTTGCTGCAAAACGTGCCGGAATTACTGAGATTATTCTTTCAGAACAAAACAAGAAAAATCTCGAAGATATTAAAGAGGCTTACATTAAAGGCTTGAAGTTCCACTTTGTAAATACCATTATGGATGTGCTGGATATTGCACTGCTAAAGGCTAAAGTGGATAAGCCGATGAAAATTGAGTAAATTTGGAAGAATCAAGAATAAAAAACGGGCTGCTATTTCAAAATAGCAGCCCGTTTTAATTTTTTTACTAAAAGAATCCCAGTTCCAGCCGGGCTTCTTCGCTCATCATCGATTTATCCCATGGTGGTTCGAACGTTAATTCTACATCAACTTTTTCTACACCGTCAACCGATTGAGCAGCTTGCGTAATATCATCTACCAAAATATCAACCACCGGACAGCCCGGTGCAGTAAGTGTCATTAATATATTGGCCTGGTTATTTTCGTCGATATCAACATTGTAAATCAGTCCCAGGTCGTATACGTTTACCGGAATCTCCGGGTCGTAAACCTCTTTCAGGTTATTTATTATTAAGTCTATTCTTTTATCCATTTCGTATCCTCCTTATCCTGCAATCTTGCTATAAGCAACAGCATATAAACGAATTTGTTTTACCATGGCCAACAGTCCATTTGAACGGGTAGGCGACAGGTGTTGTTTTAATCCCAGATCGTCGATGAAATGCAGCTCTGTTTCAAGCAATTCTTTTGGTGTACGCCCCGAAACAACACGAAGTAACAGCGCTACCAAACCTTTTACAATAACGGCATCGCTTTCGCCACGGAAGTAAATTTTTCCATCCTTCATATCAGCTACCAACCATACACGCGACTGGCATCCTTTTATAAGGTTTTGGTCATTTTTATCTTTCGCGTCAAGATCTTCCAAATCGTTTCCCAATTCAATCAGGTATCCATATTTATCCATCCAGTCTTCGTACATCGAAAACTCCTCAATTATCTCCTGCTGAATTTCTTCCATGCTCATAACTATCATTTTTAGCGTTAGCAAAGATCGTAATTTTCTGCTTTATGGCAATGATGAAAGCCGTTTATTCAGACTAATTCAAAACTATCTTTTTGTATAGTTTACAAATGTCGAAATCTTTATCTTTATCGCTACGAACAGAAAAACGAAAGATCAGTAGTAAAATGACAAAGTTAAAAGGTACAAAAACCGAACAGAATTTATTAAAAGCATTTGCCGGAGAATCGCAGGCACGTATGCGTTACGATTATTTTGCGAAGCAGGCAAAAAAAGAAGGTCTGGAACAAATAGCGGCAATTTTTGAAGAAACAGCGATGAATGAAAAAGAGCATGCCAAACGTTTCTTTAAATTTTTGGAGGATGGAAATGCTGTTGAAATCACTGCAAGTTACCCGGCCGGAAAGATTGGTACTACCATGGAAAACCTGAAAGCCTCTGCCGAAGGTGAAAATGAAGAGTGGATGGATCTTTATCCTGAGTTTGCGAAAGTGGCAGAGGAAGAAGGATTTCGAGATATTGCACTTGCGTTTAAATTAATTGCCCGAGTTGAGGAGGCACATGAAAATCGCTTCCGTACTTTGTACAACAACCTTGAAGAAGGGAAAGTATTTAAGCGTGGCGATAAAGTGGTGTGGAAATGCCGTAATTGTGGTTTTATCCACGAAGGAACTGCTGCACCGAAATTATGTCCGGCTTGTCAGCACTCGCAGGCTTATTTCGAAATTAAAGAGGCAAATTATTAAGCTAACTTTAGTAGAACTTTCATTATAAAAAATGCCATCCGATTGCTAGTTCAATCCGGATGGCATTTTCTTTTGTGTCAAGGTCTGAAACTATAACATCATAATCGCTTTATTCAGTGCCTCCATAAAAATATCAATCTCTTTTTTGGTGTTATACATACCAAATGAAATACGCGCACAGGCCGACATTTTGAAATGTTGCATCATAGGATAAGCACAGTGATGCCCTGTCCGAATGGCGATTCCCATTTTGTCAATTAGTATACCCAGGTCGTACGA
It includes:
- a CDS encoding SufE family protein; protein product: MSMEEIQQEIIEEFSMYEDWMDKYGYLIELGNDLEDLDAKDKNDQNLIKGCQSRVWLVADMKDGKIYFRGESDAVIVKGLVALLLRVVSGRTPKELLETELHFIDDLGLKQHLSPTRSNGLLAMVKQIRLYAVAYSKIAG
- a CDS encoding DNA alkylation repair protein is translated as MDFILDNQETEKKFQQLIKVIRLRQSGEVAEAMKERGISYKVSWGVSLLDMREIAQSYEADHLLALKLWNKQWRETMILATLIDNPAEVTEEQMDFWTKSFENIEIAEQASTNLWVKSKFAFVKALEWCRGKKHLVRFTGVHLIGRLAITDKKAIDEMFEPFFEELTTLAKDKKLYTPIYRSVIGMGSRSKVLNEQCIELTKQFQLSESENAVKLGESLFDELGSEYVQERFQE
- the rbr gene encoding rubrerythrin; this translates as MTKLKGTKTEQNLLKAFAGESQARMRYDYFAKQAKKEGLEQIAAIFEETAMNEKEHAKRFFKFLEDGNAVEITASYPAGKIGTTMENLKASAEGENEEWMDLYPEFAKVAEEEGFRDIALAFKLIARVEEAHENRFRTLYNNLEEGKVFKRGDKVVWKCRNCGFIHEGTAAPKLCPACQHSQAYFEIKEANY
- the lon gene encoding endopeptidase La, whose translation is MGKYKNTAFQKMFGSGMMDNESDFLPIIADGDDKDLKNVEVPSVLPILPLRNTVLFPGVVLPITVGRERSLKLIRDVNQGSKLLGTVAQKDYTIDKPEASDLYGIGTVAEIMKVLEMPDGSTSVIIQGKRRFRINEFVDEDPYFKASVEPLTDITPEDDNEFNAIVGSLKDLSIKVAQFSANVPPEATFAVKNIENSTFLINFICSNTDINVDDKQKLLEIGSLKERGVQAISFLVKEVQMLELKQDIQKKVKTDMDKQQRDFMLNQQMKTIQDELGGNPVEQEINALKEKAKEKKWNKDVDEFFHREVEKLGRLNPAAGEYSVQFTFCQTLLDLPWNEYTKDNFDLKHANKVLDEDHYGLEKVKERMLEHLAVLKLKNDMKAPILCLYGPPGVGKTSLGKSVARALGRKYARMSLGGLHDESEIRGHRKTYIGAMPGRIIQNVKKAKSSNPVFILDEIDKVSKHFHGDPASALLEVLDPEQNGEFHDNYIEQDYDLSKVMFIATANSLSTIAPPLRDRLELIEVSGYLVEEKVEIAKRHLIPKQLENHGLTKGDITFPKEVIELIIDGYTRESGVRELDKKLAKVVRRIAKKIAFEETYNKKLTKTDVREYLGVTEYSKEKYQGNHFAGVVTGLAWTAVGGEILFVETSLSKGKGALTLTGNLGDVMKESAMLAHEYLKSHAFELNLKPEVFEKWNVHVHVPEGAIPKDGPSAGVTMVTSLASAFTQRKVKKNLAMTGEITLRGKVLPVGGIKEKILAAKRAGITEIILSEQNKKNLEDIKEAYIKGLKFHFVNTIMDVLDIALLKAKVDKPMKIE
- a CDS encoding Bax inhibitor-1/YccA family protein, whose product is MMNLSKSSNPVLKEKAFSRNYTAQSDVMTVHGTINKTALMLLLVIAGAVFTWNKFFDAGATTLEGGLAAVGPWLAIGGIGGFITVLVTVFRPQSSGISAPIYAVFQGLFLGGISALFEAQYSNIVMRAVMLTLAVFMMMLFLYRSGIIKVTKRFMMGVMAATAGIALVYFVSFIAGMFGAQMSFLHGNSNLSIGISLVVVAVAALNLVLDFSFIERASESGAPKYMEWYGAFGLMVTLIWLYLEILRLLSKLASRN
- a CDS encoding type B 50S ribosomal protein L31, translating into MKKEIHPKEYRLVAFKDMSNGHTFITRSTVDTKEKETIDGVEYPIYKLEISNTSHPFYTGKTKLVDTAGRVDKFMNRYGKHMENRKK
- a CDS encoding GNAT family N-acetyltransferase; its protein translation is MQLLEVVDKRTKKQFHQVPNIIYKNDPNWAAPLQGMVEGIFDPKKNKTFRNGKAIRWVLVDDNDNLIGRIAAFINFNLAKTYEQPTGGCGFFECIDDQEAANLLFKAAADWNTENGMEAMDGPINFGENYVNWGLLVDGFMPQGFGMPYNPKYYEKLFREFGFEVYFEQYSFHLDYTVPFPERFWKIAGWVAKKPQYQFKHFDFKQAHKFVKDFCTVYDAAWSFHEHYKPLDPDDLHDFLTESKAILDPEMIWYAYADGRPIAVFVMIPDINQLLIKLNGKLNLPGILKFFYYKKKKVINRTRIFLMGVDPKFQRAGIESGIFWHQEQIMKKKSHQHYKEVELSWAGDFNPKIIAIYEATGAKKAKTHYTMRYMFDRSKKVTKAPSIS
- a CDS encoding GNAT family N-acetyltransferase, yielding MELIQVTGKHLVDDFHKVPKVIYKKDRNWIPQLRAMIENTFDPAKNSRFQKGDARRWILKSDEKLIGRIAAFYDDDYSSSYDQPTGCCGFFECVNNERAAFKLFNVAYEWLKENGMEAMDGPVNFDENFFFWGLLKDGFRPQTFGMNYNPPYYNDLFATYGFKTYYEQYSYSLDITNPDLPDRFWKIAEWVAKKPGYSFEHFSLKNQDKYLRDFIEIHEKAWGNHSNYKPIEFKLLKDLLASAKVILDEEFIWYAYHNGKPIAFFMQVLDLNQIIKKLKTGKLSFWDGIKLLYLKKRKTITRCRVIVLGVVPGYQGKGIESAIFYHLKKVLLRKSWYNDMEMSWIGDFNPKMIAMFKAFGADQTQTHSTLRYLFDREKEFVRAPIID
- a CDS encoding metal-sulfur cluster assembly factor, giving the protein MDKRIDLIINNLKEVYDPEIPVNVYDLGLIYNVDIDENNQANILMTLTAPGCPVVDILVDDITQAAQSVDGVEKVDVELTFEPPWDKSMMSEEARLELGFF